From one Deinococcus detaillensis genomic stretch:
- a CDS encoding S1C family serine protease, protein MLPSKSRPRPARHLAALLLGLSLGAVGIAAAQSAMPTLPNPPAGISGGSSGLLQNSPLAPKPLSAGEAKSLRSIFTKSRPGSLRLEQCPVKGSCVAPDGEPDGLGSGFVIESGKNGTLALTAYHVVFGAKNLVAVTADKTRYPATVLAYDDAHDVALLKINVPAGRTLAVLPIAADMPKVGQSALAIGNGGGEFLVSKTGRLTALDVAASRASFPSGTLELTAPLVPGDSGGPILNAQGEVMGIVSYISARATPFGIVTQSSYAVPVTKASPLLSELRSGVKVDAPVIGLLSFGDIADEYFEPLGLGKLPGAIFTSVTKGSPAEQIGLKPIKPLTSDEYGTPTKLSGDVITAINGVRIRNFDELLSAVRARKVGDTIKLSVVRDGKAIPDLSLKLGPRTITADEQP, encoded by the coding sequence ATGTTGCCCTCAAAATCTCGCCCGCGCCCGGCCCGCCACCTCGCCGCCTTGCTTCTCGGCCTCAGTTTGGGAGCAGTCGGCATTGCCGCCGCCCAAAGCGCCATGCCCACCTTGCCAAACCCTCCGGCGGGCATCTCTGGTGGGAGCAGTGGCCTCTTGCAAAATTCACCGCTCGCGCCCAAGCCGCTAAGTGCTGGCGAGGCCAAGAGCCTGAGGAGCATCTTCACCAAGTCGCGCCCCGGCAGCCTGCGCTTAGAGCAGTGCCCGGTCAAAGGCAGTTGCGTGGCCCCCGACGGCGAACCCGACGGGCTGGGCAGCGGCTTTGTGATCGAGTCGGGCAAAAACGGCACGCTGGCGCTGACGGCTTACCACGTAGTGTTCGGAGCCAAGAATCTGGTGGCGGTGACTGCCGACAAAACCCGTTACCCGGCGACGGTACTTGCTTACGACGACGCACACGACGTGGCCCTGCTCAAAATCAACGTTCCGGCGGGCCGCACGCTCGCGGTGTTGCCGATCGCCGCCGACATGCCCAAAGTTGGCCAGAGTGCGCTGGCAATTGGCAACGGGGGCGGCGAGTTTCTGGTGTCCAAAACGGGTCGGCTCACCGCGCTTGACGTGGCCGCCAGCCGCGCCAGTTTTCCTTCCGGCACGCTTGAACTGACCGCCCCACTGGTGCCGGGTGACAGCGGCGGGCCGATTTTGAACGCTCAGGGCGAAGTGATGGGCATCGTCAGTTACATCAGCGCCCGCGCCACGCCGTTTGGGATTGTCACCCAGTCGTCTTACGCGGTGCCGGTGACCAAAGCCAGCCCGCTGCTGAGCGAACTGCGGAGCGGCGTCAAAGTGGACGCGCCGGTGATTGGTCTCCTTTCATTTGGCGATATTGCCGACGAGTATTTTGAGCCGCTGGGACTGGGCAAATTGCCGGGAGCGATATTCACGTCGGTGACCAAGGGCAGCCCCGCCGAGCAAATCGGTCTCAAGCCGATCAAGCCGCTGACCAGCGACGAATACGGCACGCCGACTAAGCTCAGCGGCGACGTGATCACCGCCATCAACGGGGTGCGGATTCGCAACTTTGATGAGCTGCTCAGCGCCGTGCGGGCACGCAAAGTCGGCGACACCATCAAGCTCAGCGTGGTGCGCGACGGCAAAGCGATTCCTGACTTAAGCCTCAAGCTGGGGCCGCGCACCATCACGGCGGACGAGCAGCCGTAA
- a CDS encoding YetF domain-containing protein codes for MSEVEPFDWARLFLGDAPPLFYVEIVVRTLIIFIWLIVLLRSSGRRSLAQLSAIEFAIVIALGSAVGDPMFYPEVPLLHAMLVMALVVGLQQGLAWLIRRRETIETLIEGRPSELVRGGVLQLAELEHAKLSREDVCETLRNQSVRQLGEVQRAYFEQNGQFSLFVHPSGQAPPGLPIVPPWDLQKPAEVLGGEAHAGPVACLSCGSVSRGGVVPGHCPVCGKAQGFTPAVIDPLAAEETGAV; via the coding sequence ATGAGCGAAGTCGAGCCGTTCGATTGGGCGCGGCTCTTTTTGGGCGACGCGCCGCCGCTGTTTTACGTCGAAATTGTCGTCCGCACCCTGATTATTTTCATCTGGCTGATTGTGCTGCTGCGCTCCTCCGGGCGGCGCAGCCTCGCGCAGCTCAGCGCCATCGAATTCGCCATCGTTATCGCGCTCGGCTCGGCGGTGGGCGACCCGATGTTTTACCCCGAAGTGCCGCTGCTTCACGCCATGCTGGTGATGGCCCTGGTGGTGGGACTCCAGCAAGGCCTGGCGTGGCTGATTCGCCGCCGCGAAACCATCGAAACGCTCATAGAAGGTCGGCCCAGCGAATTGGTGCGCGGCGGCGTCCTGCAACTCGCTGAGCTCGAACACGCCAAACTCAGCCGCGAAGACGTGTGCGAAACCCTGCGCAACCAGAGCGTGCGCCAGCTCGGCGAAGTCCAGCGGGCCTACTTCGAACAAAACGGCCAGTTCAGCTTGTTCGTCCATCCATCAGGCCAAGCGCCGCCGGGATTGCCGATTGTGCCGCCCTGGGATTTGCAAAAGCCGGCAGAGGTGCTGGGCGGAGAAGCGCACGCTGGCCCGGTGGCTTGTCTGAGTTGTGGGAGCGTCAGCCGGGGCGGCGTGGTGCCGGGTCACTGCCCAGTGTGCGGTAAAGCGCAGGGCTTCACACCTGCGGTGATTGACCCGCTGGCCGCCGAGGAAACAGGGGCGGTTTAG
- a CDS encoding MDR family MFS transporter has product MTASAPAPDRARTLAVAGLLLGITLAALESSVIATAMPTVIRELGGQHLYALPFAVYLLTSTITSPLWGRASDLLGRKRLYLAGILIFLLGSMLCGVAGSMTALIAARALQGIGAGSVQTLTFTLVGEMFTLEQRARVQGFFSGVWGIAGLVGPLIGGLIVDHASWRWVFYLNLPFGIPAVLLALRYLPSTRPVREGRTQIDWLGALLFTLGSGLLIWGLEFKLWWLALLSVGVLAGALWVESRHPSPLLPMKNLKAVLPRVGVLGNLLAGAAYFGTIAYLPLFAQGVSGQGATAAGVILTPMLLGWTGTSILAARLIGRLGTTRLTLWGFNILVVAFVLFAVLAHAPLWAISAVGFVAGSGMGFSMFTLLIAVQQATAKADLGAVTSAILFSRQMGGAVGTALMGTLIGEAAISSGGGALASGLQRAFVLALVLVIVAWVLAQTLRKVPAAGEAAAQNSAQSTD; this is encoded by the coding sequence ATGACCGCTTCCGCCCCCGCACCAGACCGCGCCCGCACGCTCGCCGTTGCGGGCCTCCTCTTGGGTATCACTTTGGCCGCGCTGGAGAGCAGCGTAATCGCCACCGCCATGCCCACCGTGATCCGCGAACTCGGCGGCCAGCACCTCTACGCCCTGCCGTTTGCGGTGTACCTGCTGACCAGCACCATCACCAGCCCGCTGTGGGGCCGCGCCAGCGACCTGCTGGGGCGCAAGCGGCTGTACTTGGCGGGCATCCTGATTTTCCTGCTGGGCAGTATGCTCTGCGGCGTGGCCGGCAGCATGACCGCGCTCATCGCCGCCAGAGCGCTGCAAGGCATCGGCGCGGGATCGGTGCAGACCCTGACCTTTACCTTGGTGGGCGAGATGTTCACGCTTGAGCAGCGGGCCCGCGTGCAGGGCTTTTTCAGTGGGGTGTGGGGCATCGCCGGACTCGTCGGGCCGCTGATCGGCGGTCTGATTGTGGATCACGCTTCTTGGCGCTGGGTGTTTTACCTCAACTTGCCGTTCGGCATTCCGGCGGTGCTGCTGGCGCTGCGCTACTTGCCGAGTACCCGCCCCGTCCGCGAAGGCCGCACCCAGATTGATTGGCTGGGGGCGCTGCTGTTTACGCTCGGCAGCGGCCTGCTGATCTGGGGACTGGAATTTAAGCTGTGGTGGCTGGCGCTGCTCAGCGTAGGCGTGCTGGCCGGAGCGCTGTGGGTCGAATCGCGCCACCCCTCTCCCCTTCTGCCGATGAAAAACCTGAAGGCCGTCTTGCCACGTGTCGGGGTGCTGGGCAATTTGCTGGCAGGAGCGGCTTATTTCGGCACCATCGCTTATCTGCCGCTGTTCGCTCAGGGAGTCAGCGGGCAGGGAGCCACCGCCGCCGGAGTGATTTTGACGCCGATGCTGCTGGGCTGGACCGGCACCAGTATTCTGGCGGCCCGCCTCATCGGCCGGCTGGGCACCACCCGGTTGACCTTGTGGGGCTTTAACATTCTGGTGGTGGCCTTCGTGCTGTTTGCGGTTCTGGCCCACGCGCCGCTGTGGGCGATCAGCGCGGTCGGCTTTGTGGCGGGCAGCGGAATGGGCTTTTCCATGTTCACGCTGCTGATCGCCGTGCAGCAGGCCACCGCCAAGGCCGATCTGGGCGCAGTCACCAGCGCCATCTTATTTTCACGGCAAATGGGCGGCGCAGTGGGCACGGCCCTGATGGGCACACTCATCGGCGAGGCGGCCATCTCATCGGGCGGCGGGGCGCTGGCCAGCGGGCTTCAGCGGGCCTTCGTGCTGGCGCTGGTGCTGGTGATAGTGGCCTGGGTCTTGGCGCAGACGCTCAGGAAGGTGCCGGCGGCGGGCGAGGCGGCGGCGCAGAATTCGGCGCAGAGTACCGATTGA
- a CDS encoding CBS domain-containing protein, producing MAPLRTIMTRDLVTASKDASLKEVAALMADNDIGNVLFMDGDKLVGILTDRDIVVRAVAFGRDAGSLAVDHATADPFSLDVETEIADAAAQMGERQIRRLPVTENGHIVGIVSLSDLSNRTTGNADQNALEGISTPTL from the coding sequence ATGGCCCCTTTAAGAACCATCATGACCCGTGATTTGGTGACCGCCAGCAAAGACGCCAGCCTCAAAGAAGTCGCTGCGCTGATGGCCGACAACGACATCGGCAACGTGCTGTTTATGGACGGCGACAAGCTGGTCGGCATCTTGACCGACCGCGACATCGTGGTGCGGGCGGTGGCGTTTGGCCGCGACGCAGGCAGCCTAGCAGTTGACCACGCCACCGCCGACCCCTTTAGCCTCGACGTCGAAACCGAGATCGCCGACGCCGCCGCACAAATGGGCGAGCGCCAAATTCGCCGCCTGCCCGTCACTGAGAACGGCCATATCGTGGGCATCGTCAGCCTCAGCGACCTGAGCAACCGCACCACTGGAAACGCCGACCAGAATGCGCTGGAAGGTATCAGCACGCCGACGCTGTAA
- a CDS encoding glycosyltransferase: MTPPLPETQLPVFYDPKGVRRRRLHWTAAALGGLLLLASAGMVTALWQPTELPGLKLANHLSSTRPWMGVGSGKAATNQPTFDQLAALPAATATAQATPTNVTGFYVAWDDNSFSSLKRNLPALDVLVPEWWHLGAGGHLLSESPSKNAAMLDYLRSKPRRLRSDFKVMALINNYDPVKQDWASARLGQVLASPAQRSQLIQELMAGVAQNHFGGLNIDFENLPDSAQHNYAGFIAELASQLHAVHAQLTLDAPLDDPAFEYVALGKLADHVILMAYDEHEEQSEAGPIASQGWLRSNVASRLKDIPASKLTVALGSYGYDWAVDAAGRHQAASELTFQEALSQAKDAGVKPHLDAGSLNPTYTYADDTGRPHHVWYLNGVSAYDQAQAVRGLGISSLAMWRLGSEDPSVWPALRLGGAAAVSALSTLQSGYDIDYEGQGELLKVSAAPSAGQRLLHLDPVSQLITRESVSDFASPYVIQRWGAADPKKIALTFDDGPDAVYTPQLLDILKRQHVPGTFFVIGLNAQTQPDLLRRMVAEGDEIGSHTFTHPNLALVSRRQFDLELNATQRLIEGEVGIRTLLFRPPFAEDVEPETPDEAALVARASQLGYYTVGMQIDPGDWEKPGVANIVKNVLAQAQNGNVVLLHDAGGNREQTVQALPRIIAGLRARGYSFTTVSALAGLTTAQVNPPISSAERLTARLMGLNFEALGWAGLMLSWLFKIGITLSVARLLLIAGLALREAWSKRTATPDSDAPLPSVTVIVPAYNEAKVINASIASLLASDLPNLQIYMVDDGSTDGTFEAAQAVYGQHPRVTLRRITNGGKARALNYAIARVDTEVVLLLDADTQINKEAARLLARHFADPAVAAVAGNAKVGNRVNLLTRWQALEYITAQNLERRALAQLNAISVVPGAIGAWRREVLLSLGSFDHDTLAEDADLTMRALRAGYKVTYELGAVARTEAPDTLQGFLRQRDRWMFGTLQATWKQRGVWKSGAAHSRSPSRGLGLFTLPNVMLFQVFFPLVGALLDVSFAASLIWALLQLHYHPDGGFSLTGPALAFYLLFVLIDVLAAALAFALEPEENWRLLPLLIPQRIIYRQLMSYVAIRAVLSAAAGQQRGWGKLERKASVVAAGD, encoded by the coding sequence ATGACACCGCCGCTGCCCGAAACGCAATTGCCCGTTTTCTACGATCCAAAAGGGGTGCGCCGCCGCCGGCTCCACTGGACCGCCGCCGCGCTCGGCGGATTGCTGCTGCTGGCCAGCGCCGGAATGGTCACGGCGCTGTGGCAGCCCACCGAACTGCCCGGCCTCAAACTGGCCAATCACCTCTCCAGCACTCGGCCTTGGATGGGCGTGGGCAGCGGCAAAGCAGCCACAAACCAGCCGACCTTTGACCAACTCGCCGCTTTGCCAGCGGCCACAGCAACCGCGCAGGCCACGCCAACCAACGTGACCGGGTTTTACGTGGCTTGGGACGACAACAGCTTTTCGTCCTTGAAGCGCAATTTGCCCGCGCTGGACGTGCTGGTGCCGGAATGGTGGCACCTCGGCGCGGGCGGACACCTGCTGAGCGAGTCGCCCAGCAAAAACGCGGCGATGCTGGACTATTTGCGCTCCAAACCGCGCCGTTTGCGCTCCGACTTCAAGGTGATGGCCCTGATCAACAACTACGACCCCGTCAAGCAGGACTGGGCCTCGGCGCGGCTGGGACAGGTGCTGGCCAGCCCAGCGCAGCGCTCACAACTCATTCAAGAGTTGATGGCAGGGGTGGCCCAAAACCACTTCGGCGGCCTCAACATCGACTTCGAGAACCTGCCGGACAGCGCGCAGCACAACTACGCCGGCTTTATCGCTGAGCTGGCCAGTCAGCTTCACGCCGTTCACGCCCAGCTCACCCTCGACGCTCCGCTGGACGATCCGGCCTTCGAGTACGTAGCGCTGGGCAAGCTGGCCGACCACGTGATTTTGATGGCTTACGACGAACACGAGGAGCAGTCGGAGGCTGGCCCAATCGCCTCGCAGGGCTGGCTCAGGAGCAACGTGGCCTCCCGCTTAAAAGACATTCCGGCCAGCAAACTGACGGTGGCGCTGGGCAGTTACGGCTACGACTGGGCCGTAGACGCGGCGGGCCGTCACCAAGCCGCCAGCGAACTGACTTTCCAAGAAGCCCTCAGCCAGGCCAAGGACGCGGGCGTCAAACCCCACCTCGACGCGGGATCACTCAATCCGACCTACACCTACGCCGACGATACGGGCCGCCCTCACCACGTCTGGTATCTCAACGGAGTCAGCGCTTACGACCAAGCGCAGGCGGTCAGAGGACTGGGCATTTCTTCGCTGGCGATGTGGCGGCTGGGCAGCGAAGACCCCAGCGTCTGGCCCGCCCTCCGGCTCGGCGGCGCGGCGGCAGTGTCAGCGCTCAGCACCTTGCAAAGCGGCTACGACATCGACTACGAGGGCCAGGGCGAACTGCTGAAGGTCAGTGCCGCGCCCTCGGCGGGCCAGCGCCTGCTGCACCTCGATCCGGTGAGCCAACTGATTACCCGCGAAAGCGTCAGCGACTTTGCTTCGCCTTACGTGATTCAGCGCTGGGGAGCGGCTGATCCCAAGAAGATCGCCCTGACTTTCGACGACGGCCCCGATGCGGTGTATACCCCGCAACTTCTCGACATCCTCAAGCGCCAGCACGTCCCCGGCACTTTTTTTGTGATCGGCCTGAATGCCCAGACCCAGCCGGACTTGCTGCGCCGAATGGTGGCCGAGGGCGACGAGATCGGCAGCCACACCTTTACCCACCCGAATCTGGCGCTGGTGTCGCGCCGCCAGTTTGACCTCGAACTCAACGCCACCCAGCGCCTCATCGAAGGCGAGGTGGGCATCCGGACGCTGCTGTTCAGGCCGCCGTTTGCCGAGGACGTGGAACCTGAAACCCCCGACGAAGCCGCATTGGTGGCGCGGGCCAGCCAGCTCGGGTACTACACCGTGGGAATGCAAATCGATCCGGGCGACTGGGAAAAACCCGGCGTGGCCAACATCGTCAAAAATGTGCTGGCACAGGCCCAAAACGGCAACGTGGTGCTGCTGCACGACGCGGGCGGCAACCGTGAGCAGACCGTACAGGCGCTGCCGCGAATCATCGCCGGGCTGCGGGCACGCGGCTACAGCTTTACCACCGTCTCGGCGCTGGCGGGGCTGACCACGGCTCAGGTCAATCCGCCGATCAGCTCCGCCGAGCGCCTGACCGCCCGCTTAATGGGCCTGAACTTTGAAGCGCTGGGCTGGGCAGGCCTGATGCTCAGTTGGCTGTTCAAAATCGGAATTACCCTCAGCGTGGCCCGCTTGCTGCTGATCGCGGGCCTAGCCCTGCGCGAAGCTTGGAGCAAACGAACGGCTACTCCTGACTCAGACGCTCCCCTTCCCAGCGTGACCGTCATCGTTCCGGCTTACAACGAAGCCAAAGTCATCAACGCCAGCATTGCCTCGCTACTGGCCTCCGACTTGCCGAATTTACAGATTTACATGGTGGACGACGGCTCCACCGACGGCACCTTTGAAGCGGCCCAAGCGGTCTACGGCCAGCATCCCCGCGTGACCCTCAGGCGCATTACCAACGGCGGCAAGGCTCGGGCGCTCAACTACGCCATTGCGCGGGTGGATACCGAGGTGGTGCTGCTGCTCGACGCCGACACCCAGATCAACAAAGAAGCCGCCCGGCTGCTGGCCCGCCACTTCGCCGACCCAGCTGTGGCGGCGGTGGCCGGAAACGCCAAGGTCGGTAACCGCGTCAATCTGCTGACCCGCTGGCAAGCGCTGGAATACATCACCGCGCAAAATCTGGAGCGCCGCGCCCTGGCCCAACTCAACGCCATCAGCGTGGTGCCGGGGGCCATCGGGGCGTGGCGGCGCGAGGTGCTGCTCTCGCTGGGCAGCTTCGACCACGACACCCTCGCCGAAGACGCCGACCTGACCATGCGGGCGCTCAGGGCCGGTTACAAAGTCACTTACGAGCTGGGCGCAGTGGCCCGCACCGAAGCCCCCGACACGCTGCAAGGCTTCTTGCGCCAACGCGACCGCTGGATGTTCGGCACCTTGCAGGCCACCTGGAAGCAGCGCGGAGTATGGAAAAGCGGCGCGGCGCACTCACGCAGCCCGTCACGCGGTCTAGGGCTGTTTACCTTGCCCAACGTGATGCTGTTTCAGGTGTTCTTTCCGCTGGTGGGAGCGCTGCTGGACGTGAGCTTCGCGGCCTCGCTGATCTGGGCGCTGCTGCAACTGCATTACCACCCCGACGGCGGCTTTTCACTGACCGGCCCGGCGCTGGCCTTTTACCTGCTGTTCGTACTGATCGACGTGCTGGCCGCCGCGCTGGCCTTCGCGCTGGAACCGGAAGAAAATTGGCGCTTGCTGCCGCTGCTGATTCCGCAGCGCATCATTTACCGCCAACTGATGTCGTATGTGGCCATCCGCGCCGTGCTGAGCGCCGCCGCCGGACAGCAGCGCGGCTGGGGCAAGCTGGAGCGCAAAGCCAGCGTAGTCGCCGCAGGAGACTGA
- a CDS encoding SPFH domain-containing protein, translating to MSEMDKVPQTSGRGVSPDSGVASVERRAFGLPGVPAVLLWLVVVAAALGTLLFGGGALSLLGFVLAALAFFGLIGFFIVQPNQASVLTLFGRYVGTERRNGFYWTNPFTVRKRVSLRIRNFNSERLKVNDLMGNPIEIAAVIVWRVVDTARALFDVEDYVGFVEIQAETALRHLASQYPYDNYEETGMSLRGNADEVAEALGRELTTRLRHAGVEVLEARLSHLAYSPEIAGAMLQRQQASAIIAARSQIVAGAVGMVEMALKQLSEQNIVQLDEERKAQMVSNLLVVLTSERGTQPVVNAGSLY from the coding sequence ATGAGCGAAATGGACAAAGTACCGCAGACTTCAGGCCGGGGCGTGTCGCCGGACAGTGGCGTGGCCAGCGTGGAGCGCCGCGCCTTCGGCTTGCCGGGAGTGCCCGCCGTGCTGCTGTGGCTGGTGGTGGTCGCGGCAGCGCTGGGCACACTGCTATTTGGCGGCGGGGCGCTTTCGCTGCTGGGCTTCGTGCTGGCGGCGCTGGCCTTTTTCGGCTTGATCGGCTTTTTTATCGTGCAGCCCAATCAGGCCAGCGTGCTGACCCTGTTCGGCCGCTACGTCGGTACCGAGCGGCGCAACGGCTTTTACTGGACCAATCCCTTCACGGTTCGCAAGCGGGTATCGCTGCGGATTCGCAATTTCAATTCCGAGCGCCTCAAGGTCAACGACTTGATGGGCAATCCGATTGAAATCGCCGCCGTGATCGTCTGGCGGGTGGTGGACACGGCGCGGGCGCTGTTTGACGTGGAAGATTACGTGGGCTTCGTGGAGATTCAGGCCGAAACCGCCCTGCGTCACCTCGCCTCGCAGTATCCCTACGACAACTACGAAGAAACTGGCATGAGCCTGCGCGGCAACGCCGACGAGGTGGCCGAGGCGCTGGGCCGCGAGCTGACCACCCGCTTGCGCCACGCCGGAGTGGAAGTCTTGGAAGCCCGCCTGTCGCACCTGGCTTACTCGCCGGAAATTGCCGGAGCGATGTTGCAGCGCCAGCAGGCCAGCGCCATCATCGCCGCCCGCTCTCAAATCGTGGCCGGCGCGGTGGGCATGGTCGAGATGGCCCTCAAGCAGCTCTCCGAGCAAAACATCGTGCAGCTCGACGAGGAGCGCAAGGCCCAGATGGTCAGCAACTTGCTGGTGGTGCTGACCAGTGAGCGCGGCACGCAGCCGGTGGTCAACGCCGGAAGCCTCTACTAA
- a CDS encoding MHYT domain-containing protein has translation MHDTMLHTYWNTPYILFSVIIAVITSGLALELARRYARVGGTVAPVVLGAVLGYGIWAMHFVGMLAMQLPVNVGYGLPLTLISGVSAIGFLVAASVLLFKGTPTIPRILTSGAIAGSGIVLMHYIGMAALQLNATPQYNPLLVGLSVLIAVGAAIVAFYLFSRVIVADLTRTARISVQLGASLVMGVAIAGMHYTGMAAISYLPQPLNTTPVSGVDFETLFYLVLSLTMVVFVAIAAFLFVEAGTTKTSTPTSL, from the coding sequence ATGCACGACACCATGCTGCACACCTATTGGAACACCCCGTATATCCTGTTCTCCGTGATCATCGCCGTGATCACCTCCGGCCTCGCTCTAGAACTCGCCCGCCGTTACGCCCGCGTCGGTGGAACTGTCGCTCCGGTCGTCCTCGGCGCGGTTCTCGGGTACGGCATCTGGGCCATGCACTTCGTGGGAATGCTCGCCATGCAACTCCCTGTCAACGTCGGGTACGGCCTGCCGCTCACGCTCATCTCTGGTGTCAGTGCCATCGGCTTCCTCGTCGCCGCGAGCGTCCTGCTGTTCAAAGGAACACCGACCATCCCGCGCATCCTTACCAGCGGGGCCATCGCCGGAAGCGGCATCGTCCTGATGCATTACATCGGCATGGCTGCGCTGCAACTCAACGCCACCCCACAGTACAACCCCCTTCTGGTCGGCCTGAGCGTACTGATTGCCGTGGGAGCGGCGATCGTCGCGTTCTACCTGTTCTCCCGCGTGATCGTCGCTGACCTCACCCGTACCGCCCGAATCAGTGTTCAGCTCGGTGCGTCTCTGGTCATGGGCGTTGCGATCGCCGGAATGCACTACACCGGCATGGCCGCTATCTCATACCTCCCGCAGCCGCTGAACACTACGCCCGTGAGCGGCGTCGACTTTGAGACCCTGTTCTACTTGGTACTCAGCCTGACCATGGTGGTGTTCGTGGCGATAGCGGCGTTTCTCTTCGTAGAAGCTGGCACCACCAAGACTTCCACTCCCACATCCCTCTAG
- a CDS encoding gamma-glutamylcyclotransferase family protein yields MNEPSAPALPQTATDLTSVFVYGTLMPGERWEEVARRGGSYHAEPAQLSGVVLADLRPEGYPALFADEGASVPVSGWLYTYDAQSWVSVLPFLDDLEGLHLTPPLYHRVQVTAQTQQGPHQTWVYLYARPARRDAAGFFPVASGRWSDVPERHSEGPRQTWEE; encoded by the coding sequence ATGAATGAACCTTCTGCGCCCGCTTTGCCTCAGACCGCCACCGACCTGACCAGCGTATTTGTCTACGGCACCCTGATGCCCGGCGAGCGCTGGGAAGAAGTGGCCCGGCGCGGCGGCAGTTACCACGCCGAACCCGCTCAGCTCAGCGGCGTGGTGTTGGCTGACCTGCGGCCCGAAGGCTATCCGGCGCTGTTTGCGGACGAAGGAGCCAGCGTTCCGGTATCGGGCTGGCTGTATACCTACGACGCCCAGAGCTGGGTGAGTGTCCTGCCTTTTCTGGATGATCTAGAAGGGCTGCACCTCACGCCGCCGCTCTATCACCGCGTTCAAGTCACCGCTCAGACCCAGCAGGGGCCGCACCAAACTTGGGTGTATTTGTATGCCCGCCCTGCCCGCAGGGACGCCGCCGGCTTTTTCCCCGTCGCCTCGGGCCGCTGGTCGGATGTACCGGAGCGCCACTCCGAAGGGCCGCGCCAGACTTGGGAGGAGTAG
- a CDS encoding 5-formyltetrahydrofolate cyclo-ligase, whose protein sequence is MNLNPPLPSDSKAEWRTWARARRATLPDVSAQIVEQLRTFLEAEGASVVLAYRALPGEVDVSALSGQFTLLAPRAHFRPVPRLTLHAWETAIELSRFGALEPPLGTPEVNRASINTVLLPGLAFDTSGVRLGYGGGFYDRLLCGWAVRTVGVVQGALLLPALPREAHDLPAQWLACESGVRRA, encoded by the coding sequence ATGAACCTCAACCCGCCGCTTCCCAGCGACTCCAAAGCCGAGTGGCGCACGTGGGCGCGGGCGCGGCGGGCAACCTTGCCGGACGTGTCGGCGCAAATTGTGGAGCAGTTGCGAACTTTCTTGGAGGCCGAGGGCGCGTCGGTGGTGCTGGCTTACCGGGCTTTGCCGGGCGAGGTAGACGTGTCGGCGCTGAGTGGTCAGTTTACCTTGCTCGCGCCGCGTGCCCACTTCCGGCCCGTGCCGCGCCTGACCTTACACGCTTGGGAGACTGCCATAGAACTGAGCCGTTTTGGGGCGCTCGAGCCGCCGCTGGGCACGCCGGAAGTGAACCGGGCCAGCATCAATACCGTGCTGCTGCCGGGGCTGGCCTTTGATACATCCGGCGTGCGCCTCGGCTACGGCGGCGGCTTTTATGATCGGCTGCTCTGCGGCTGGGCGGTGCGAACGGTGGGTGTGGTGCAGGGAGCCTTGCTGCTGCCTGCGCTGCCGCGTGAGGCCCACGACTTGCCCGCGCAGTGGCTGGCCTGCGAATCGGGGGTGCGCCGCGCTTGA
- a CDS encoding ComEA family DNA-binding protein, with protein sequence MRKPILTVLAAALLLAPASAFAQTTTTPAAKSATTMPATTMPAATTKTAMPGTMKGMMVNVNTATSADLVKIPGVSAKIAAEIIKNRPYKNVAELVKKVKGIGPKNVKKMEAMLSF encoded by the coding sequence ATGCGTAAACCTATTTTGACCGTGCTGGCCGCCGCTTTGCTGCTGGCCCCCGCATCTGCTTTTGCCCAAACGACGACCACCCCCGCTGCTAAGTCCGCCACCACTATGCCTGCTACCACCATGCCTGCGGCCACCACCAAGACCGCCATGCCCGGCACCATGAAAGGCATGATGGTCAACGTCAACACCGCCACCAGCGCCGACCTGGTAAAGATTCCTGGTGTGAGCGCCAAGATCGCCGCCGAGATCATCAAGAACCGCCCTTACAAGAACGTGGCCGAACTGGTCAAAAAGGTCAAGGGCATCGGCCCGAAGAATGTCAAGAAAATGGAAGCGATGCTGAGCTTCTAA